The following proteins are co-located in the Vigna angularis cultivar LongXiaoDou No.4 chromosome 2, ASM1680809v1, whole genome shotgun sequence genome:
- the LOC108327939 gene encoding uncharacterized protein LOC108327939, with the protein MALTAALSSSLSSAAGIFPRPTKTTPSFHSSTTFHHHHHHHHHHSFFLRVANDADRSEVSSDTGTKASSYSEADKMVDGMDFGELCNEFECISSPLVESTARQLARDILEQREGNRALGVFAVSVTYKDPIRSFTGREKYKRALWATGALDNASVTVQEMVMLSTSVLSIKWTIKGKPKSVIGGEDLILRITSKFTLNQISGQVIEHEEFWDLSASSASAQTFFWTSRALFSAIESVKDLVDNAKNLNSKISTKKENLEMYPDPSGDPTKFFQRDDSFQRDAYQIALFLAVIYLVVQFLRTTL; encoded by the exons ATGGCTCTCACTGCcgctctttcttcttctctttcttccgCCGCCGGAATATTCCCTCGCCCCACTAAAACCACACCCTCTTTCCACTCCTCCACCACCTTccaccaccatcaccaccatcaccaccaccacTCTTTCTTCTTGCGag TTGCAAATGACGCTGATAGGAGTGAAGTTTCATCTGATACTGGAACCAAGGCATCATCGTATTCAGAAGCTGATAAGATGGTTGATGGTATGGACTTTGGTGAGCTTTGCAATGAGTTTGAGTGCATCAGCAGCCCCTTGGTAGAATCTACTGCAAGACAACTTGCACGAGATATACTTGAACAAAGGGAGGGAAATCGAGCACTTGGAGTCTTTGCTGTTTCTGTCACATACAAG GATCCTATCAGAAGCTTTACTGGTCGTGAGAAGTATAAAAGAGCACTGTGGGCTACTGGTGCACTAGACAACGCATCTGTG ACTGTGCAGGAAATGGTGATGCTGTCAACCAGTGTTTTGAGTATCAAGTGGACAATAAAAGGGAAGCCAAAATCTGTTATTGGAGGAGAAGATTTAATACTTAGAATCACTTCCAAATTTACTCTTAACCAAATTAGTGGTCAAGTCATTGAGCATGAAGAGTTTTGGGACTTATCAGCTTCATCTGCTAGTGCTCAGACATTTTTCTGGACATCACGTGCTCTTTTCTCTGCTATTGAATCTGTCAAAGACTTGGTAGACAATGCTAAGaatttgaatagtaaaatttcaaccaaaaaaGAGAACTTGGAGATGTATCCTGATCCTTCAGGAGATCCAACCAAG TTCTTCCAGAGGGATGACAGTTTTCAACGAGATGCATACCAGATTGCACTATTCCTGGCAGTTATTTATTTGGTGGTACAGTTTCTAAGGACAACTTTGTAG
- the LOC108327878 gene encoding aspartic proteinase 36 encodes MDLQERLVFFLVGLFLLQLFCVANANLVFPVESKFKGSVENLAAIKDHDAQRRGRFLSAVDIPLGGNGRANSNGLYYTKIGLGSPAKDYYVQVDTGSDLLWVNCVGCTTCPRKSGLGMDLTLYDPAQSTASTLVGCDDKFCTSTYNGPISGCSRDMACPYSITYGDGSTTTGSYIKDYITFNRANGDLKTVPDNSTVIFGCGAKQSGTLSSGSEESLDGIIGLGQSNASVLSQLAAAGKVKRVFSHCLDSYNGGGVFAIGEVVQPKFNKTSLVQKMAHYNVNLKDLEVGGDSVQLPTDIFDFSNGRQAIIDSGTTLAYLPSTVYDQILEKVLAAQPGMKLYLVEEQFTCFRFDDNVDDGFPIVKFTFDDGLTLTTYPHDYLFLFKENMWCVGWQKSIAQTKDGQEIILLGDLVLSNKLVVYDLENMTIGWTDHNCSTSIKVKDDETGKVYAVSAHDLSSASTVIIGSVLTLLMMLITMLSS; translated from the exons ATGGATCTTCAAGAAAGATTGGTGTTTTTCCTCGTGGGATTGTTTCTTTTGCAACTTTTTTGTGTTGCCAATGCCAATTTGGTTTTCCCTGTTGAAAGCAAATTCAAAGGCTCCGTTGAAAACCTTGCTGCTATCAAAGATCATGATGCTCAGCGCCGAGGGAGGTTTCTCTCTGCCGTTGATATCCCTCTCGGTGGCAATGGTCGTGCCAATTCAAATGG ACTGTATTATACAAAAATTGGGCTTGGCTCTCCCGCGAAGGACTACTATGTGCAGGTTGATACAGGAAGTGACCTTCTGTGGGTGAATTGTGTTGGCTGCACAACATGTCCCAGGAAAAGTGGTCTTGGT ATGGACTTAACCCTCTACGACCCTGCACAATCCACAGCTTCAACTTTGGTTGGTTGTGACGATAAATTTTGCACTTCCACATATAATGGTCCTATTTCTGGCTGCTCAAGAGACATGGCTTGTCCGTACAGCATAACTTATGGAGATGGAAGTACAACCACTGGGTCCTATATTAAGGATTATATTACATTCAACCGAGCCAATGGTGATCTCAAGACTGTACCAGATAATAGCACTGTTATTTTTGG GTGTGGAGCTAAACAATCTGGGACACTGAGTTCAGGTTCTGAGGAATCCCTTGATGGAATAATTGGTTTAGGACAATCAAATGCGTCTGTGCTTTCACAACTTGCTGCAGCTGGAAAGGTGAAAAGGGTATTTTCCCACTGTCTTGACAGTTATAATGGAGGAGGAGTATTTGCCATAGGGGAAGTAGTGCAgccaaaatttaacaaaacttCATTGGTACAAAAAAT GGCACACTACAATGTGAATTTGAAGGACTTGGAGGTTGGTGGGGATAGTGTACAACTCCCCAcagatatatttgatttttcaaatGGGAGGCAAGCAATTATAGATAGTGGTACAACCCTGGCTTATCTTCCATCCACAGTTTATGATCAAATATTAGAGAAG GTTTTGGCTGCACAGCCTGGAATGAAATTATATCTTGTTGAAGAACAATTTACATGTTTCCGTTTTGATGATAA TGTTGATGATGGATTTCCAATTGTCAAGTTTACCTTTGATGACGGACTAACTCTGACAACTTATCCTCATGATTACCTATTCCTGTTTAAA GAGAACATGTGGTGTGTTGGCTGGCAAAAAAGTATTGCACAAACTAAGGATGGACAGGAGATAATTCTTCTTGGAG ATTTGGTGCTGTCAAACAAGTTAGTTGTATATGATCTTGAAAACATGACCATTGGATGGACTGACCACAATT GCTCTACCAGCATCAAAGTGAAGGATGATGAAACTGGAAAGGTATATGCAGTGAGCGCACATGATCTTTCTTCAGCTTCCACCGTGATAATTGGAAGTGTATTAACGCTCTTAATGATGCTTATTACAATGCTAAGCTCTTAA